The following proteins are encoded in a genomic region of Amia ocellicauda isolate fAmiCal2 chromosome 6, fAmiCal2.hap1, whole genome shotgun sequence:
- the cnga4 gene encoding cyclic nucleotide-gated channel alpha-4, whose product MVFPILYNWVIIICRTCFINIERDYLAVWLTLDYISDLFYVVDVIFKFHTAYLEQGILVKEWSLLKKRYLHSREFFQDILSLLPTDLLYLRLGIHYPIVRINRILRSSRISEAFDRMETRTSYPNIFRIAKLMLYIFVLTHWNACLYFALSGYIGYGSDVWVYPNTSDPGFGSARRQYIHCFWFSTLLFTTVGDTPPPQREEEYLFTMMDLLIAVLVFASIVGNVGDVIISLRNRDNVFFPNHELVKSYLRDHRVNKELRERVDKWYQHLHINKKITRENEILQQLPNRLRTEIAVSVHLGTLSKVTIFQNCEKSLLEELVLKLTPQVYSPGEYVCKKGDVGHEMYIIKDGKLAVVADDGVTQFAVLGEGNFFGEISILNIKGNRSGNRRTANIQSIGHSDLFSLSKEDLMGVLSDFPEAKRLLEDKGRQILTKMGKLDETSAADEESKEAKMKRLVIRMEEDLDSLQTKLARLMAELESNAYKLQKRIDELEKEVERSELQEENIEGDNGDWEEEERETGGMDRQMVEVKLQREERVGDGRGWRGEYREEEGSTRDIQEGIEELQEGPGEGHNVEASAGGELERKEESDEKQRGEVGGKGEESGEEGER is encoded by the exons gACATGCTTTATCAATATAGAGAGAGACTACTTGGCTGTGTGGCTCACCTTGGAttacatttcagatttgttttatgtaGTCGATGTCATTTTCAAGTTTCACACTG CATATCTGGAGCAGGGTATCCTGGTGAAGGAGTGGTCACTGCTGAAGAAGCGCTACCTCCACTCCAGGGAGTTCTTCCAGGACATCTTGTCTCTCCTGCCAACAGACCTCCTGTACCTGCGGCTGGGCATCCACTACCCGATAGTGCGCATCAACCGCATCCTGCGCTCTTCCCGGATTTCAGAGGCCTTCGACCGCATGGAGACGCGCACCTCTTACCCCAACATCTTCCGCATTGCCAAGCTGATGCTGTACATTTTCGTGCTGACCCACTGGAATGCCTGCCTCTACTTTGCTCTTTCGGGCTACATCGGCTACGGCTCTGACGTCTGGGTCTACCCCAACACCTCTGACCCCGGTTTTGGCTCTGCCCGCCGCCAGTACATCCACTGCTTCTGGTTCTCGACACTCCTCTTCACCACGGTGGGCGACACCCCCCCGCCTCAGCGGGAGGAGGAGTACCTGTTCACTATGATGGACCTCCTCATCGCTGTACTGGTCTTTGCCTCCATTGTAGGGAATGTGGGCGATGTGATCATTAGCCTAAGAAACCGGGACAACGTCTTCTTCCCCAACCATGAGCTGGTCAAGAGCTACCTCAGGGACCACCGGGTCAACAAGGAGCTAAGAGAGCGGGTCGACAAATGGTACCAGCACCTCCACATCAACAAGAAGATCACCCGCGAGAATGAGATCCTCCAGCAGCTGCCCAACAGGCTGCGCACCGAGATTGCTGTTAGCGTGCACCTGGGCACTCTTAGCAAGGTGACCATCTTCCAAAACTGTGAGAAGAGCCTGCTGGAGGAGCTGGTCTTGAAGCTCACACCCCAGGTCTACAGCCCTGGGGAGTACGTCTGCAAGAAAGGAGATGTGGGCCATGAGATGTACATCATCAAAGACGGCAAGCTGGCTGTGGTGGCAGACGACGGGGTCACCCAGTTCGCGGTACTTGGGGAAGGGAACTTTTTTGGAGAGATTAGCATCCTCAACATCAAag GTAACCGCTCAGGAAACAGGCGGACTGCCAATATCCAAAGTATTGGCCACTCGGACCTTTTCTCTCTGTCCAAGGAGGACCTGATGGGGGTCTTATCTGACTTCCCAGAGGCCAAGAGGCTGCTGGAAGATAAGGGGCGGCAAATCTTAACAAAGATGGGCAAACTGGATGAGACCAGTGCTGCCGATGAGGAGAGCAAGGAGGCGAAGATGAAAAGGCTCGTGATCCGCATGGAGGAGGACCTGGACTCCCTGCAGACCAAACTGGCCAGGCTAATGGCTGAACTGGAGTCCAATGCATACAAGCTTCAGAAACGCATTGACGAGCTGGAGAAGGAGGTTGAGCGATCAGAGCTGCAGGAGGAGAATATAGAAGGAGACAATGGGGattgggaggaggaagagagagaaacaggagGGATGGATAGGCAAATGGTGGAGGTGAAGCTGCAAAGGGAGGAAAGGGTTGGAGATGGAAGGGGATGGAGAGGAGAGTACAGGGAAGAAGAGGGTAGTACAAGAGACATCCAAGAAGGGATAGAAGAGCTCCAGGAGGGACCTGGAGAAGGACACAATGTAGAAGCAAGTGCTGGGGGAGAGCTAGAGAGGAAGGAAGAAAGTGATGAAAAACAGAGAGGAGAGGTGGGTGGAAAAGGAGAGGAAAGTGGAGAGGAAGGAGAAAGGTAA
- the LOC136751865 gene encoding aquaporin-8-like — protein MSNLSISKPEYDKSRNGSNSLWYETYVLPCLAEFLGTGLFIFTGCASVIENSVGTGRLQPALAHGIALGISVAIFTRVSGGHMNPAVSLGAALIGGLNTLLLIPYWVAQICGGMVGAALAKAITSNSNFVNASGAAFTSIRTDDQVAGAIVAEIVMTFYLVLTVCMGAIKKQSKTPLAPICIGLTVTVGILGGGSVSGGCMNPARAFGSALVTNYWAYHWVYWVGPIAGAIIVAMVLRYIV, from the exons ATGTCTAACTTGTCTATAAGCAAGCCAGAATATGACAAGTCCAGAAATGGCAGCAATTCTCTCTGGTATGAGACGTATGTGCTGCCTTGCCTAGCAGAGTTCCTGGGAACTGGCCTCTTTATCTTCACCGGCTGTGCTTCAGTGATTGAGAACTCAGTGGGGACCGGGAGACTTCAGCCAGCTCTCGCACACGGAATTGCTTTGGGAATTTCTGTAGCCATCTTCACCAGAGTGAG TGGGGGTCATATGAACCCAGCAGTGTCTTTGGGAGCTGCTCTGATTGGAGGACTAAACACATTACTGCTCATCCCTTACTGGGTAGCTCAGATCTGTGGAGGAATGGTGGGAGCTGCATTGGCAAAG GCAATAACCTCCAATTCCAACTTTGTGAATGCTTCTGGGGCAGCTTTTACTTCCATTCGTACTGATGATCAGGTTGCCGGGGCCATCGTGGCAGAGATAGTGATGACTTTCTACCTGGTGCTGACAGTCTGCATGGGAGCCATTAAGAAACAGAGCAAGACACCTTTGGCCCCCATTTGCATTGGGCTGACAGTCACGGTTGGCATTCTGGGCGG GGGATCAGTATCTGGTGGTTGTATGAATCCCGCTAGAGCTTTTGGATCTGCCTTGGTAACAAATTACTGGGCCTACCATTGGGTGTATTGGGTGGGTCCCATTGCTGGTGCCATCATTGTGGCCATGGTTCTCAGgtacattgtttaa